The following nucleotide sequence is from Firmicutes bacterium ASF500.
CTCCGCACTGGGGAACTCCGAGTACAGCGACAGGTTCATCGGATAAAGAGCAAGCTGGTGGCCTCTCCACCCAAAACCAAGGCTGGCAACCGCAGCGTAATCCTCCCTGTGCCTGTTCTGGGTGTCCTCAAGGCATACAAAAAAACCGTGAACTCCCGGTGGATGTTTCCTTCCCCGGTCAGTGAGGACTCTCCCAGAGACCCAGCCGCAGTTCGCAAAAGATTACAGACCGTTCTGGAACGGGCAGAATGTAAGAAAATCAGATTTCATGACCTCAGACACACATTTTCTACCTGTGCTTTGGAGCATGGGATGGATGTTAAGACCCTGTCTACCATCATCGGACACGTCTCCAGTAGCACCACACTGAACATCTACGCTCACGTTACCGATGAGATGCGCCGTACAGCGGCGGTAAAAATCGACCAGGGTATCGGCAAAACTGAGCTACAAGCAGAGAGTCAGTTAGCACCTCGGAAGCCTGTTCCCAGTACATTCCAGGCCCACAAAGGCCAGAGGCGTAAAGCGGGGACCGGATGCGTCACTCAGATCAACGAGAAGCTCTGGGAAGGACGCTACTCTCCTATCTGGCCGGATGGCAAAAGACACCCTCGGAACATCTACACTCACAGTAAGGAAGAGTGTGAAAAACTGCTGGCAGAGATGATCGTAGAAATGAAAGCGGAAATCGACGCTGAAAGAGAGCGTCTGAAAGCAGGCTGACAAAAATCTACGGCTCAACGAGTGGGATATCCCCCCCGGTGAGCCGTTTTTCTCTGTCTGTGGCTGGTTGTGTGGTCAAATCCAAATCCAGAAATTCAAACCAGCAGAAAAAGTTCTGAAACATAAGAAAAATCCAGCCTTTCCCGCAGGAAAAACTGGACTTTCTGGAGCTGCTACCCAGATTTGAACTGGGGACCTCATCCTTACCAACTGCCATGGCAACATTTTTTACATATTTTTCGCTTGTTTATAACCCTTTTTGCTTTATTTCATTTGCTTTCCAACACTCTTTGAAAACAGCGTTTCCGTATATTCCACGTCTGTCTGTGGCTGGTTATGTGGTCAGAAGCCCTTGCGGCACTTGGGTTTCCAGTCCTGAAGCAATATTGTTCCAGGCCAAGAAAGTGGTCAAATTTGAATCAGGCTGTCTTAAACCGACTGTCAACTCTGGGGAGGTATCAAGCGATGAATTGCACCTCCGTCTACAATGATAAGCAGATTTCCTAAAGTCCTGTCGCACGAGGACACTGTATAATTTGCTTGCTTTTCATCTCTGTATTTCTCCGTTTTAGATTGCAATTTTCTATCGACTTTCGCCTCCTATTTCGGTATTGTGTTGCTTGCAAAAGTCCCACAAAGCACTGAAAATTAGGAGGAAAATGTATGACCAACATGAAAAAGCGCATTGCCACCACACTGACAGCAGCCATCCTCACAACTGTCCTCACTGTCCCCGCCATGGCAGCGGAAACGCCTGACAAATCTGTCCGGGTGAGCAGCTACAAGGGCAGTACTCTGAAGGAGGGAGAGCGTAGCGGACTCATCATCGGTCCCAGCGGTACGGAGTACGCTGTCACTTCCAGCGATCCGGATACAGTGGCGGTAGAACAAGTGCTGACCTTCTGGGTGGCGGTCGCCAAGGGGGCGGGGACCGCAGTGATCACCGCATCCAACAGCACTGGAGAATGCGGGAGCGTGACACTGACGGTCGGCGCTGCCGCTGACTCCGCCCCACTGGAGGCCCCCGCCAGCGGGGATAGCACTGGCCTGACGGACAATCTGGAGATACGGCAGGAGATGATCTGCCTCATCAACCAGACCAGAAAGGCCAATGGAGTGTCAGAGCTACCGGTCAATGAGGCCCTGATGAACGCCGCCCAAGCCTGCTCCGACCGGCGCTACACCTGGCATCACGCTTCGGAGGAGGGTCAGGCCGCTGCCGATGCCGGATATCCCTACGGCTTCGGTGATAACCTCACCGTGTTCACCGGCACAGCCGATGCCGCCCAACGCGCCGTCGACAACTGGACTAACTCTCCCGGACACTTCCAGACGATGATCGACCCGAGATGCGACTGCATCGGTGTGGGCGTGACCCAGTACGACGGGATTACATACTGCTATATGTTTGTCGGAATACCCAACAGCGTCAACTTCTACGCATAACCAGATATGAAACAAAGCGGTGCGTTCCGGGTAGTGGAACGCACCGTTTTCTGTTAATTGTGAAAGTACCCTGTCAAATATTGCGTAGCAGAAAACAAAGAAAAGGGGACCGCATAACTGACATGACTGTTTCTGGGGTCCCATCTAATAGCGCATTATCTGCTTAGATGCATTTAATTATTCTCTGCTATCGTTTATACCTGCACTTTTTTCAAATAAATGCAGGTAATCGTCTTGACATCTGAGATAAACCATGCTATAATCACGAATGAAAAAATTTCTCCCGGAGGTGTCTGATATGTTAAGATTTCTTAGGGAGCGAAAACAGGATTACGACGCCAATACATTTATCGGTGAATTATTTGAAGCGTCAAAGTGTTTAGGTATCTTAGAAGCTAAAATCGCAGGATATCAATTTGATCGTATTTTAGTTCCTATGCTACACAAAAAAGAGGCCATTTCGACTATGTATATCGAAGGCACTCAAACAACCCTCAGCGATATTTTTGAAAGTGAGATTAGTTCACAGCCAAGTACGGATAAAACCATCAAGGAGGCAAATAACCATAGCCGTAGTATACTATATGGGGCAGAGTATCTACGCAGTAATCCTTTTTCACACTCGTTTATCAAAGAATTACACAAGTTAATTCTGCACAGTATTGTTCCCCCAGCAAAAGAAAATTCTCTTGGCAAATATAAGGAAATCGACAACAAAATTGTAAACAGTATGGGTTCAGTTGTTTTTATTCCCCCTTCATACACTGAAACTAAAAAATATATGGATGAACTTATCGATTACATGAATGACGTAAATGATGGCATTAATCCCTTAGTCAAAGCAGCCATCATCCATTCTCAATTCGAGTCGATTCATCCATTTGAAGATGGAAATGGGCGTGTTGGTCGATTGCTTATTAGCCTACACTTATATAAAGCACGGGTAATAAATTTTCCTTTCTTTTATATGAGCGAAGCCATCAGCCAAGATAAACGCATATATTACAATATGTTGACAGCATCAAGAGAGAATAGCTATGATGAGTGGATCAGGTTTTTTCTAAAAAAATGTATCGTACAGGCTCACAAGCACATTGAATATATCGATTCACTCAATCGGCTGTATGAAAAAACCAGGCGCACATTGCAAGCAACATTAAATAGTCCTAAATTTGACCAGATCACCGAATGTATTTATACTCAGCCAATTTTAACATCTTCCTATTTAGCTGAGAAACTGAATGTGAGTATCGGGCAAGCAAAACGTTACCTTGACACATTGGAGAGCGCACATATTTTGCAAGGTAGCGACAACAAGCGCAATAGAAAGTATTATTTTATGGATTTGTTAGACTTGGCTCGCTAAATATTCACAACGCTTTACTAAAATTTTACGCAGGTTTAGGTAACGAAAAAACGCCGGGTTCCCCCGGCGCTCTTAGGCGACAAAGCACGGCGAATGGTACTTCATCGATTGTGGCAGATTGAGTTTACCATGATTTGCGGCCGAATGCAAGTAAAATCTGTCGTCTGAAAAGAGGTGAAACAGGAGCGTTTCCTCCGCTGTGTGTCGACGATAGATATTTTATTTGTAAAGAGGTGTAATTTAATGCATATTTCCGCCCATTTGGGCCTTCCTCCTGGACATTCACATTTTCCTTTTGTGGACGTAACAACCCGCAGCGACACCAGATTGTTCCTTGATCCCTGCTTGATCGAACGAGGCCAAGATGATTTTAGCCGGTATTCTACCGCACTTATTTCCGATTTTGAAGATAAACTGTATTGGGATATGCGGCACGGACGTTGGGACAGCACTACGGTCTTTGATGAAGCACATGAAATCAATGATACCAAACTCGGCTATGGCACAGGCTATAACGGGAAAGGCAAAACGCCGCACGGTATGCGGGATAGCTTGAGAGGTCTATGCAAATTAGCAAACAGTATTCCGACTATTTCCCGGATACAAGACATCTCCGTTTTCGTAGAGGCCTTTGCGGAAGATTGCATGAGCGACCTGCTGACGAATATCTTAAGGTTGAACCTTAGTCTATTCACTGCCGACCTCATGCACACTTACGGGAATGAACCAGCTGGTATACACTTGATTAAATCCTGGGATTTACAAACCCACAGCTGGGTCGAAACCGAGTAGCCATATTGGACTGTCTCTGGGCAAAAAATTTTGCTCGTCCCAAAGTGGTGGGTGCGAAAAAACTTCCTCTTCAAGGCCCATCAATACCTATATGGTGTTATTATTGAACGCATGAAGAGAGAACCAGGATATGAGAACCTTGCTAAAATAGACGTTTGGAAAAACATGGAGCGTGATTCCGAGCATTGGGAATACGCCAAAGTTATCGAATACACGCAGGAGCATCCAGATGCCTTAAATGATTATCATGTCCGTATGCCGAATTACTACAATCGTTCTGCTGGTTGTATGGACGACAATGATCTTGACCGGGCTGTCTATGGGCGCTCGATTTCAGCAATTGCATAAACCGTAAAAGGAGGAATAACCATGGCTGTTCATCACGGCGGCAAAGTTGGAAAAGCCGCTAAAACACTTGCAACAAAGGGTTCGTCGAAGAGTGCCAAAAGCAAGGCTGGCAAAACACTTGCTGATCACAAAGCCGAGAAGCACTGATTTTGTACGATACCTCCAATAACCGTCAATGCGCCCACATACTTTAAGGTATGTGGGCGTTTTCGCCTTTTCTGTTGGACATTCTGCCATGTCAATGCTATAATAAATTAAAATCGCATTACTTCAGGAGGAATTTGCACCATGGATATCAAAGGCCTTATTACTGAGCTGCTAAAACAAAATCGACTCCTCACCCCTCTGGAGCAGGACATCCTTGATACATACAACGAGTTAAGCAAAAAGCCCCTTGACCGCAATTCAGCTATCCGGCAAAGTCAAAAAAACAATGTGAATCATCCTGATATTTTTGTGGAAATATCTGCAAAACCTACAACAGTATTAAAACCTTGGGCAGCCGCTTCGGACGAAGATGTATATTCCAACCTGATAAGTCAACTTGAAGCACTGGGAAAACGGGAATTGGAGGCACACCGCAATGGCCAATAAGCTGGAACTGACCTGGTACGGCAAGGATGAACCCATTCTGGTGGAGCCCCGCCTGCTGATTGAAAACGCCGCACTGTCCAACACCGCCGCCGACCCGGACACGGAAAATATGCTCATCCACGGGGACAACCTCCTGGCGCTGAAGGCGCTGGAGGGCAAGTACGCCGGACAGGTGAAGTGCATCTACATCGACCCGCCCTACAACACTGGCTCTGCGTTTGAGCATTACGACGATAATCTGGAGCACAGCCAATGGTTACAACTGATACGGTCTCGGCTGGAAATTTTGAGTGCTTTGTTGGCAGGAGATGGAAGTATCTGGATAAGTATTGACGATGACGAAGGACATTATTTGAAGGTTCTTTGTGACGAAATTTTTGGTAGGAATAATTTTATAAATACAGTTATTTGGGAAAAGAAATATGCCCCACAAGGTAATGCTCAATGGCTTTCAGATAGTCATGATTTTATATTGGTCTATGCCAAAAATAAGGAAAAATGGTTACCTCGATTGCTTCCTCGCACAGCCGAAATGGATGGAAGATACAAAAATCCAGATAACGACCCAAGAGGCCCATGGAAACCGGTTGATGGCACAATCAGCCTATCCGGCGGACAACGTGGCGCACAATATGCAAAGACAGGAGTATCAGCCAATATTTATGAACTTATAACACCGTCTGGAAGGAAATTATTGCCTGCAAAGGGAAGATGTTGGTATTTTACAAAAGAGAAAATGCAAGAGGCAATTGCGGATAATCGTATCTGGTTTGGGGCAAATGGAAATAACGTTCCTGCTGTAAAGAAGTTTCTTTCTGAAGTAAAACAAGGAGTATCAGCCAAAACCATTTGGTTTAGAACAGAAGTCGGGGATAATCAAGAGGCGAAAAAAGAAGCAATGACTTTAAACCTGGGGAGTATATTTGCTACCCCAAAGCCTGAGCGTCTAATTGAACGTGTACTTATACTCGCCACCAACCCTGGCGACCTGGTTCTCGACTCCTTCCTCGGCTCCGGAACAACTGCCGCCGTTGCCCACAAGATGGGCCGCCGGTACATCGGGATTGAAATGGGCAGTCACGCATACACCCACTGCAAGGTGCGTTTGGACAAGGTGATTGCCGGGGAGGACCCGGGCGGGATCACCAAGTCCGCCAAATGGGAGAAGGGCGGCGGGTACCGTTTTTACGAGCTGGCCCCCACTCTCATCAACGAGGACGCTTTCGGGGAGGCGGTCATCAATCCGGACTACGACGCGGACATGCTGGCCGCGGGCGTGGCGCTCCATGAGGGCTTTACTTACCATCCGGACAGCAAGCTGTTCTGGAAGCAGTCCTCGGGCAGTGAAAAGTCCTATCTGTTCGTCACCACCCGCCACTTGAACAGCGATTATCTGGACTCCATCCAAAGCACTATGGAGGAGGACGAATATCTCACTATCGCCTGCTGCTCCTACGACAAGGGGTTGGACAGGATCTATGACCATATCACCGTCAAAAAAATTCCCCAGATGCTCCTGGAACGCTGTGAGTTTGGCAAAACGGATTACAATCTGAATATCGTACATCCCCCGGTGTATGAGGACGAGGAGGAATACGATGCGGAGTGATTTTCCCCTGTATACCACGGACTACATCAGCGGCGTCATGTCCCTGCGCAAGCCTCAGAAGGAATCTCTCAAAATCCTGGAGGAAATCGTAAACAGTGTGCAGCTGCGCAAGGGTATGAATCTGAATGCGGCCCTGGGCGCCGTCCACGCTATGTATCCGATCTGTTCTGATTTCGAGCGGGAGTTTCTCTCCCTGACCTTTGCCCTGGCTACTGGCGTAGGCAAAACCCGGCTGATGGGGGCCTTTATCGCCTATCTGTATACCCAGCACAACATCAGGAATTTTTTTGTTGTCGCCCCCAACACCACAATCTATGAAAAGCTGAAACGGGACTTGAGCGATTGGAACAGCCCCAAGTATGTGTTCAAGGGCCTGGGATGTTTTTCCGCTCCGCCGCAAATCGTCACTGGCGACGATTACAAGAATAAGCAGCTCCCGATTTTCACCTCAGAAATTCGCATTTTTATCTACAACATCGACAAGTTCAACAAAGAAGACGCCAACATGAAAAAGGTGAACGAGTGGATCGGCGACTCGTTCTACCAATATCTCTCCAACCTGCCGGACCTGGTACTCATTATGGATGAATCTCATCACTACCGGGCGGAAAGGGGCGCCCAGGCCCTGAACGAACTCCGCCCGCTGCTGGGTCTGGAGCTCACCGCCACACCGCTTGTCACCAAAGGAGCGAAGCAAGTTCCGTTCAAGAATGTGGTGTATGAGTATCCGCTGTCCAAGGCCATTGAGGACGGATATACCCGCACCCCCTTCGCCGTGACCCGCTCCGACATAGACTTCTATAATTTTGGCGACGAGGCGCTGGACAAGCTGATGCTGACCGACGGTATCACCTGCCAC
It contains:
- the xerC_10 gene encoding Tyrosine recombinase XerC; the encoded protein is MAKRRKRGDGGVSLRKDGRWEGRVVVSYDDKGLPVTKNVLAKTKSDCIAKLKALRDSIQAPAPEQPKPGILLGDWLDIWYQTYKKSNLRPNTQMSYERRIYQHITPALGNIQMDKLTTNDIQQFYAKLKQGGRLLRTELYGEGLSDQTVRGVHTTLHAALDKAVSEKLLFRNPADGCRLPSAKAREMQVLAPEEIQRLLIQAKEDNCFELLLLELSTGLRRGEICALQWDNLNLRTGELRVQRQVHRIKSKLVASPPKTKAGNRSVILPVPVLGVLKAYKKTVNSRWMFPSPVSEDSPRDPAAVRKRLQTVLERAECKKIRFHDLRHTFSTCALEHGMDVKTLSTIIGHVSSSTTLNIYAHVTDEMRRTAAVKIDQGIGKTELQAESQLAPRKPVPSTFQAHKGQRRKAGTGCVTQINEKLWEGRYSPIWPDGKRHPRNIYTHSKEECEKLLAEMIVEMKAEIDAERERLKAG